The Bubalus kerabau isolate K-KA32 ecotype Philippines breed swamp buffalo chromosome X, PCC_UOA_SB_1v2, whole genome shotgun sequence genome has a segment encoding these proteins:
- the LOC129639689 gene encoding melanoma-associated antigen B2-like: MPRGQKSKHRAREKRRQARAETQGLHDQASTSRGEETTSSSPPDSESAPSSSSAAGTSKGPQGAQGTTSAAAGAIPKRSGGGGAARSRSAAHGAARYRSGVGAKGQVHKGENSSQASAAAASSYTDILTRKAEILVEYLLFKYKMSELIERSEMLQEINRRYKKQFPEILSRASERMELVFGLVLKEVRPNSHCYTLVSNLDLSDSESMRGDGGLPKNGLLMPLLGVIYLNGNHAPEEKIWKFLNMLGIYDGRSHFIFGEPRKLITEDLVREKYLEYRQVPGSDPPRYEFLCGPKALTETSKTKVLQFLAKVKDSVRPALQPPYEEAWREEVESTGARGAARAGTSASTRPGTAASASTGPSALATAHPRAESSRSSRA; the protein is encoded by the coding sequence ATGCCCCGTGGGCAGAAGAGTAAGCACCGTGCTCGTGAGAAACGTCGCCAGGCCCGAGCTGAGACCCAGGGTCTTCATGATCAGGCGTCCACATCTAGGGGAGAagagaccacctcctcctcccctcctgattcaGAGAGCGCTCCGTCAAGCTCGTCTGCTGCTGGCACCTCCAAGGGGCCTCAGGGAGCCCAAGGCACCACCAGTGCTGCTGCAGGTGCTATACCCAAAAGATCTGGTGGTGGTGGCGCAGCACGCTCGAGATCTGCAGCGCATGGCGCAGCACGCTATAGATCTGGTGTAGGTGCCAAGGGCCAAGTTCATAAAGGTGAAAATTCCTCCCaagcctcagctgctgctgcgaGCTCTTACACAGATATTCTGACCAGGAAGGCAGAGATATTGGTGGAGTACCTGCTGTTTAAGTATAAGATGAGCGAGCTCATTGAGAGGTCTGAAATGCTGCAGGAAATCAATAGAAGGTACAAGAAACAATTCCCTGAGATCCTTAGCAGGGCCTCTGAGCGTATGGAGCTGGTGTTTGGCCTGGTGCTGAAGGAAGTCAGGCCCAACAGTCACTGCTATACCCTGGTGAGCAACCTAGATCTCAGCGACAGTGAGTCTATGAGAGGTGACGGGGGGCTGCCGAAGAATGGTCTTCTGATGCCTCTGCTGGGTGTCATCTACCTGAATGGCAACCACGCCCCTGAggagaagatctggaagttcctgaATATGCTGGGCATCTATGATGGAAGAAGTCACTTCATCTTTGGAGAGCCCAGGAAGCTCATCACAGAAGATCTGGTGCGGGAAAAGTACCTGGAGTACCGGCAGGTGCCCGGCAGCGATCCCCCTCGCTATGAGTTCCTGTGCGGTCCTAAAGCGCTCACAGAAACCAGCAAGACAAAAGTCCTGCAGTTTTTGGCCAAGGTCAAGGATTCGGTCCGTCCTGCCTTGCAGCCGCCATATGAAGAGGCTTGGAGAGAGGAAGTAGAGAGCACCGGAGCCAGaggtgcagccagggctggcacttctgcctcaaccag
- the LOC129639003 gene encoding melanoma-associated antigen B1-like has translation MPRGQKSKRRGREKRRQARMEAKDLGNALAAATPTPTSGGMPPGSPPAGAGQKPQGAAATSSPVVGASHPRSKARGRGQVEERENSSRASTSAKTTPLDPLTEKAGVLVNFLLDKCKMKEPIRRLDMRKLFHKRYKTRFPEILRRAAKCMELSFGLELKEGKPNGYSYTLVSKIGLISDEVLSSSCEVPKNGLLMPLLNVIYLNGNRASEADVWEFLNVLGIYDGKQHVIFGDPRKLITEEWVQQNYLVYHQIPDSDPLSYEFLWGSRAYAETRKMKVLEFLAKIKSTIPSAFPLHYAVALGEEKRSRGRSLVRSRGAARATACSRVPPRDPSSAQ, from the coding sequence ATGCCTCGGGGGCAGAAGAGCAAGCGCCGTGGACGTGAGAAACGCCGCCAGGCACGCATGGAGGCCAAGGATCTCGGGAATGCTCTGgctgctgccacccccacccctacttcTGGGGGTATGCCCCCGGGCTCCCCCCCTGCCGGTGCAGGCCAGAAGCCTCAGGGAGCTGCAGCCACTAGCTCTCCTGTTGTAGGGGCTTCACACCCAAGATCTAAAGCACGTGGCAGGGGCCAAGTTGAGGAACGTGAAAATTCCTCCCGGGCCTCAACCTCTGCTAAGACCACTCCTCTAGATCCTCTGACGGAGAAGGCAGGAGTGTTGGTCAATTTCCTGCTTGATAAGTGTAAGATGAAAGAGCCCATTAGGAGGCTAGATATGCGGAAGCTTTTTCACAAAAGGTACAAGACACGCTTCCCCGAGATCCTCAGGAGAGCAGCTAAATGCATGGAGCTGTCATTTGGTCTTGAATTGAAGGAAGGCAAGCCGAATGGTTACTCCTATACCCTGGTCAGCAAGATAGGCCTCATCAGTGATGAGGTGCTGAGCAGCAGCTGTGAGGTGCCAAAGAATGGGCTTCTGATGCCTCTGCTGAATGTGATCTACCTGAATGGCAACCGCGCCTCTGAGGCTGATGTCTGGGAGTTCCTGAATGTTCTGGGCATCTATGATGGAAAGCAGCATGTAATCTTTGGGGATCCCAGGAAGCTCATCACGGAAGAGTGGGTGCAGCAGAATTACCTGGTGTATCATCAGATTCCCGACAGCGATCCCCTGAGCTATGAGTTCCTGTGGGGCTCAAGAGCCTACGCTGAAACCAGAAAGATGAAGGTGCTGGAGTTTTTGGCCAAGATCAAGAGTACCATCCCCAGTGCTTTCCCGTTGCATTATGCTGTAGCtttgggagaagagaagagatcCCGAGGCAGATCTCTAGTTAGGTCTCGTGGTGCTGCCAGGGCCACTGCCTGCTCCAGGGTCCCACCCAGAGATCCGTCCAGTGCCCAGTGA